Within Cucumis melo cultivar AY chromosome 4, USDA_Cmelo_AY_1.0, whole genome shotgun sequence, the genomic segment CATGACCATTTTGAAACTTCTGTGGTGATCACTAGTCTATAGAAACATTAATGTCCTGTATGTTGCTTTGTTTGGTTTACTTGGTgactttaatttgttttgttaatttggATGGAGTTAATTGTTGTAATGTTTATAAGATTTGACCTTAAACATAGTTTTGTAGCTATATTTATTAGTTCTTACTATAGCAAATAACTTTCTTATcttaaagtttttatgagaaaTTTTCATGAGCTTTTATTTtgacgattgtttatttttaagTACTTTTCATAACTTAGTATAACCTTTTTGTTGTAGTTAAGGTGTTTGAAAAAATATCTGAGAGATCTTCACTAGATTTTCATAGTTACTAATGTGGCAGCTATTGGGTCTCATTAAAGTTTAACTTTATTTTGAGATGTATTTACGAAACAGTGAACTATAAATATGTTTTCTTGTCATGTTTCATAAGTAGAAATCATGTTTCTAACCTGTTCTTGAAATCTTGTTTTTCTATACATTTCATCAAGTCTTTGGAACTCTATTAAATGTTTTCCCTCAATGTATTGTAGCTATGGCAGAGCCAAACAAAGATATTCTGACAGTGGAAAGAAGGACTTGAGTCCTAGTCTTCATCTTGCTTCAGCAGCGGAAGCTGGAGCTTTGGTGAGTTTAAGACCTTTTTTCCCCCCgatttttcctctttctttttgttgCCTCATTATTGTTTCTTTATCATTTCTAAGTCATGTTTCAAGTCCTTGGTTTTTTTTGTGCTTGTGAACGTCGAACAATTTCCTTATTGCACTAACTAGAAGAATATTTCTATGCCCTCATCATTTTGAACTTCTGTTCTTTATTATATTCACAACTGTGATTGTACTACTTCTCAGGTTTGTTTTTGCACAAATCCAGTTTGGCTTGTGAAAACAAGAATGCAGCTTCAGAGTCCTCTTCATCAAGCTCAACCTTATTCTGGGCTATATGGTCTGCCTTCTGTCTTTcattcaattaataataatgtgtTCTTTGGGATATACCTTATCCTAGTAAGTTATAAGATCATATGATTTGTACTTCAgttaaatttcaatattttatccACCCCCATCCCCCCTCTCTCTCTCACATACACACACACTCGAACACACAAACACAGTTGTTTTGTCAGCCATTTTTACCTTGATATTTAGACTTGTCAAGGATTAAAGGCTTTTATGTAAacatgaaaaaacaaaaattaattcatcaacaagagaaaagaataaaaataggGAAACAATAAGAAGGCCAAACCCTCTCATTGAAAGAAGTTTACTTCATCTAGAGACGGAGCTTGAAGAATAGATTTGTTTATTTCCAATGTCTCTCACTCTCTTTGAGGATTCATTATGGAGTGGGAAAGAGTTCGTACGTTTGTCATAAAAAGACATTCTGTTTACACTATTTCATGGGAACAATTCATAGATGTGTTTTGTTGCTACAGCAGGTTTCTCATGGTGCCATTCAATTTACAGTCTATGAAGAACTCCGTAAAGTTATTGCCAACTCAAGGTCTAAAGGGACCAGAGTCGATGCTCAAAGTTCCGGGGAATTACTGGTACAAATTTTTGGCTTGAGTTTACTCCATTAGATCCTTGGAATGTGAAATGGAAACTCTTAGTCTCTTATTGTGAACTGTCTCTCACACAGAATTCCGGTGATTATGCTGTTCTTGGAGGAACTTCTAAAATTGCTGCCATGCTTTTGACATACCCATTTCAAGTAAATTGAAATTTGCTTTGATGCTGTGAACTGTGGTGTGGTTTTTATAGTCATTTTTCTTAGCTGATTCTTGAGTGACTTGGTTTCAGGTTATTTGAGCTCGGTTGCTACAGTTCAGGAAGAGGAATGTCAAGCCCTTGCTGCATTTGGTGCCTGTTTCCAATATTAATAAttgtttgaagaagcattttcgagacctttaaaatgtcgtgatctttgaatttatataattctgtttggttgcagttaattttacaagcgtgttttcattgttggtggaatcagacttgaataatatgggatttatgtgctttaagatatgaatgggatttattgttgctttaagatatgaatgggatttatgtgcaagtgctaatagcattttcattgttggtggaatcagacttgaataatatggtttcctacgtaatgtgacttgtagtttcaagtttgtagttaatttcacttgttggattcaatgttggtttataaaaaatggacaataatacaacaattaaataaatataaatttctaaaaatggacaaaaacaagcctttgatgtcggttttaaactgacattattggcctctttaatgtcggttttaaaccgacattaaagccaaaccgacattaaagggcttcaataacactatcaaagatgtcggttgaaaaccgacattcaaggcctttaatgtcgtttttaaaccgacattaaagcccaaccgacattaaaggcctttaataacgctcgcaaagatgtcggttttaaaccgacattaaaggccaaaattcttgtagtggaTGATATGGGtcgattttttaaaaacatagaTATGTTTAAGGTAGATTCCAACTTTGCACTGAAACTCCAGGACATGTTTTCAACCAAATCTTTGTTCAAGCAGTGCGTACAAGTCATTGCTCTTGGAGACAATTTTCAATATGTCACTGTGAAATCAAACAAGGAAGTTATGATTTTGCAATGCGCCATTGAAAATTGCAAATGGTCCTTGCATGCTTCTTGTTGTATTTATGGGTTCTTACTAGGTTTGATTTTGAACATACATGTTCATAGACAAGCCACCTTTACTGTTATCAATGACTTAATTAAGAACAAAATATCTTTAGTTGGTTCTGAATTGTCAATTCCCAAAGATATAGTTCATTACATTCATGTTGAACATGGTTTAAGTATATCTTACCAAAAAGCATGACGTGCTCGTAAGGCTATGTTGGATGATATCCGTGGATCTTCGGAGGACTCGTACAAGATGCTACCCCAATTTGTATACATATTGGAACTCAACAACCCAGGTATCTTACCAATATACTTAGTCATTTATTtcataaattttccatcattatTTCCTAAACATGTTTTTGTcatatgtttaaatttttttttatgttgataGGTTATGTTGTTGAATACAAAGTTGATGCCGATGGTAGATTTTTTTACTTCTTCATGGCATTATCTACTTCCATTTCTGGTTGACAACATTGTCGTTCAGTCATTTCTATTGATGGAACAAGTCTGAAGAATAAGTACAGTGATACTCTCTTATCTACTTCAACACCTGATACCAATGATCAGATTTTTCCACTAGCATTTTGTGTTGTGGGTTATAAAAATGATTTCCCATGGACCTGGTTTTGCAACCAATTGAAGATAATTATAGGTGGTCGAAATGAGGTTGTCATAGTATATAATAGGCATAAAAGTATATGCAAAGTCATAGAGGTAGTATTTCCCAACGTTTTATATTGCATGTACGTTGTTCATTTACTTAGGAACCTGAAGTTGAATTATAAGAGAATAGTCGATATCTTATTTCATACATGTGGGAAGGCTTTTAATATTGTAGACTTTGAACACGAAATGTGTTTGTTGGAATCTTCTGCCCTTGGTATACGTGAGGAGCTTGAATCCATTGGTTTTGCTAAGTGGTCTCGTGCCTACTCACCACATAGAAGATATAATGTCATGACCACTAATATATCTGAGAGTTTGAATTCTGCTAGGCTGAAAGTTAGGGAGTTACCAATATGTTCAATACTTGAGATTTTGCGAATGATGTTGCAAAGATGATTTTTTGAACGAAGAAATGAAACTGATTATCAAGTGACTGATTTTACCAAAACCATTGAAGGTATATTAAGGGAACAGATTGAGCGTAATCGATCAATAAAGGTATGCTCAATTTATTTATACTTACGTATGCTTAATATACATCACaatatttcatatatacattatataattcttttttatatttgcaATGTAGGTTAATCTGGTTAATAACATGAAATACTAGGTTATAGATGGAATCTCCCAATATGTGATTTACTTACCTACGAAAGTTTGTAGAGTTGCAGGATGTGGGATATATTGGAAATACCTTGGTGCATGTACGTGCTATTTTCACCATGAAACAGTTATCAATTAAGTCATATGTCTCACCTCTTTACTTGAATATCACTTTGAGTTCAATATATAGAGGTGTAATAAATTCCTT encodes:
- the LOC127148820 gene encoding uncharacterized protein LOC127148820, whose translation is MLDDIRGSSEDSYKMLPQFVYILELNNPGYVVEYKVDADVISIDGTSLKNKYSDTLLSTSTPDTNDQIFPLAFCVVGYKNDFPWTWFCNQLKIIIGGRNEVVIVYNRHKSICKVIEVVFPNVLYCMYVVHLLRNLKLNYKRIVDILFHTCGKAFNIVDFEHEMCLLESSALGIREELESIGFAKWSRAYSPHRRYNVMTTNISESLNSARLKVRELPICSILEILRMMLQR